In the Haloferula helveola genome, one interval contains:
- a CDS encoding Ig-like domain-containing protein, whose amino-acid sequence MRITKTLLAVCSLALSGLVPVRAQITYVDAVEGAAGNTFATGGSLADTSWIDTTSNASAVDDSAWMKRSGGSPGWTEHNGGDVMQALVSGYPNTVPEVTTEITGLADGYYDVWVFFWEQTVSATQDWVIDTGLASGSLTSYSSSAGPVVGTDSSTPVDANTLSFSNAPSVTAAGGNQTMFGINLGQVAVSGGSSIEVYVDKLLGVGSNNRTIFDGVGYEYTGPLVPPALVSTDPVDDEPAAVATQDLLATFDVPVQAGASGNVTLKRTSDDSTVEVISVTDTTPPGTVVISGDTVTIDPTDDLVPGTEYYVLIDANAIEAITSVGYPGISDTEAWSFTVDSTAPSGTGMLPLAGAIGIQPGADLSLSFDEDVIGVSGKFITVYLTDGTPVETIDASTALIAGGQVTIPVSIDLGLGNSYYVTVESGAFTDLSGNAFAGFAGSTAWTFVTALADITYIDAVPGAAGNTYATGSTLADTTWVGPDASGGSDTVWNERSGLESNGDYLYQGLSDTTPPPELTTEISGLPDGIYTIWGFYWDQIVSDSQNWTLSAGFTSGSLTTYSSPGEPEVEGATTDNVINAGALSFTSPVDVEAAFDGSEYLRNLFGVEIGKVEVSGGSAVSVHIGSNLSNGSINRTWYDGVGYQLVAGSSRITSITPVGGSTWELTLQGLPDTAYEFRESANLVFDPGALVTGLTQGDPGDPGTVGGGGDRRLTTDSGGNGTVRMTLAGSRNFVRAQLPPPLLSVDFEADGGGFTVATTQGTAWAWGDPDSTGFGGTVSEGAGGSVNCWGTGIGNPGYYVDPTDTCLRSTVIDLTGVTAAELSFAMALDLEGGDSVTVNIIDDTTDAVIASDIVSITDTDTVAADWETVGPIAIPAGALGQPVRVEWCLSGVGGGTDDYLGWYIDNVTVTDTSP is encoded by the coding sequence ATGAGAATTACCAAGACACTGCTTGCTGTCTGTTCGCTAGCACTGTCAGGCCTCGTGCCTGTCCGTGCCCAGATCACCTATGTCGATGCCGTCGAAGGAGCGGCAGGCAACACCTTTGCGACGGGTGGCTCGCTGGCGGACACCAGCTGGATCGACACCACTTCCAATGCCAGCGCTGTCGATGACAGTGCCTGGATGAAGCGCTCGGGAGGCAGTCCGGGCTGGACCGAGCACAACGGAGGCGACGTGATGCAGGCGTTGGTGTCGGGTTATCCGAATACCGTTCCGGAGGTCACGACCGAAATCACCGGACTCGCGGACGGCTACTACGATGTCTGGGTCTTTTTCTGGGAGCAGACGGTTTCGGCAACGCAGGACTGGGTGATTGACACCGGCTTGGCGTCGGGTTCGCTGACTTCCTACAGCTCCTCCGCGGGACCCGTGGTCGGCACCGACAGCAGCACCCCGGTGGATGCCAACACGCTGAGCTTCAGCAACGCCCCCAGCGTGACCGCGGCCGGAGGCAACCAGACCATGTTCGGCATCAATCTAGGGCAGGTCGCGGTTTCGGGCGGATCGTCCATCGAGGTTTACGTCGACAAGCTTCTCGGCGTTGGCAGCAACAACCGCACGATCTTCGACGGAGTCGGCTACGAATACACCGGGCCGCTCGTTCCTCCCGCACTCGTGTCGACCGATCCGGTGGACGACGAGCCGGCGGCGGTGGCGACGCAGGATCTGCTGGCAACCTTCGACGTGCCCGTCCAGGCCGGGGCGAGTGGCAACGTCACGCTGAAGCGCACCAGCGACGATTCGACCGTCGAGGTGATCTCGGTAACCGACACAACGCCTCCCGGCACAGTTGTGATCAGCGGTGACACGGTAACCATTGATCCGACCGATGATCTGGTGCCCGGGACCGAATACTACGTGCTCATCGACGCGAATGCGATCGAGGCCATCACGTCGGTCGGCTACCCCGGAATCAGCGATACCGAGGCTTGGAGCTTCACCGTGGACAGTACCGCGCCATCCGGCACCGGCATGCTGCCGTTGGCGGGAGCCATCGGGATTCAGCCCGGTGCCGACTTGTCCTTGAGCTTCGACGAGGATGTGATCGGGGTCTCCGGCAAATTCATTACCGTGTATCTCACCGATGGAACGCCGGTGGAAACGATCGACGCCTCGACGGCCTTGATTGCCGGAGGGCAGGTGACGATTCCGGTGTCGATCGATCTCGGCCTCGGGAATTCGTACTACGTGACGGTCGAATCCGGTGCGTTCACCGATCTTTCGGGCAATGCGTTCGCCGGTTTTGCCGGATCGACCGCCTGGACCTTCGTCACCGCGCTTGCCGACATCACTTACATCGATGCGGTCCCGGGAGCCGCGGGCAACACCTACGCGACCGGTAGCACGCTGGCCGACACAACATGGGTCGGTCCGGATGCGAGCGGGGGCAGCGACACCGTGTGGAACGAGCGCTCGGGGCTCGAGTCCAACGGCGACTACCTCTACCAAGGCCTGTCCGACACGACCCCGCCGCCGGAACTGACCACCGAGATCAGCGGTCTCCCGGACGGCATCTACACCATCTGGGGATTCTACTGGGATCAGATCGTGAGCGACTCACAGAATTGGACGCTCTCGGCGGGATTCACCTCGGGTTCCCTCACCACCTACAGCTCTCCCGGCGAACCGGAGGTGGAAGGCGCGACGACCGACAACGTGATCAATGCCGGTGCCTTGAGCTTCACCTCCCCGGTCGATGTGGAAGCTGCGTTTGACGGCTCCGAATACCTCCGCAACCTGTTCGGAGTCGAGATCGGGAAGGTCGAGGTCTCGGGCGGCTCGGCGGTCAGTGTTCACATCGGTTCCAATCTCTCGAATGGGTCGATCAACCGGACTTGGTACGACGGTGTGGGCTACCAGCTCGTTGCCGGTTCCTCGCGGATCACATCGATCACTCCGGTTGGCGGGTCGACCTGGGAGCTGACGCTTCAAGGGCTTCCTGACACCGCGTATGAGTTCCGCGAGTCCGCGAACCTCGTTTTTGATCCCGGTGCTTTGGTCACCGGTCTGACGCAGGGCGATCCCGGTGACCCGGGCACGGTGGGAGGCGGTGGCGACCGCCGGTTGACGACCGACAGTGGCGGCAACGGCACCGTCCGCATGACGTTGGCAGGAAGCCGGAACTTCGTTCGCGCGCAATTGCCTCCGCCCTTGCTCAGCGTCGACTTCGAAGCCGATGGCGGTGGATTTACCGTCGCCACCACGCAAGGAACCGCATGGGCCTGGGGTGATCCCGATTCAACGGGATTCGGCGGGACGGTCAGCGAGGGTGCGGGAGGTTCGGTGAATTGCTGGGGCACCGGCATCGGAAACCCCGGCTATTATGTCGACCCGACCGACACCTGCCTGCGCTCGACCGTCATCGATCTGACCGGGGTGACGGCCGCGGAGTTGTCCTTTGCCATGGCCTTGGACCTCGAGGGTGGGGACAGCGTGACCGTCAACATCATCGATGACACCACCGATGCGGTGATTGCCTCCGACATCGTCAGTATTACCGACACGGACACCGTGGCGGCTGACTGGGAAACCGTCGGCCCGATCGCGATTCCGGCCGGCGCCCTCGGCCAACCGGTGCGTGTCGAGTGGTGTCTGAGCGGCGTCGGGGGAGGCACGGACGATTATCTGGGCTGGTATATCGACAACGTCACGGTTACCGACACTTCACCATGA
- a CDS encoding pyridoxal phosphate-dependent aminotransferase: MDSISSRIEKVNPSLTLAVTNQAKAMAARGEEVYGLAGGEPEIDTPDHIKAAGIAALQDGRTKYTPAGGIPELRNALSAKLMADNNLEYDAKQICVTAGAKMACFNAILAMVEEGDEVIIPAPYWVSYPEMVRLAGGTPVIVETKESDGWKLTAEQFEAAMTPATKMVILNSPSNPTGAVYTEEELRAIGEVALYEDIVILSDEIYEKLVYGETKHVSIASLSKDLYDLTVTVNGFSKAYSMTGWRLGYTAAPPALAEAIDKIQNHTVSNATSFAQYAAVAALEGDQQFLTDLREEYDGRRQFMLARLQAVHNIRVVEPKGAFYFFVYTGQLGIKSQNLCDKLLSRYKVAAVPGVAFGYDDGVRLSYCTTLDILNEGLTRFEQFCREH, encoded by the coding sequence ATGGACTCCATTTCATCCCGAATCGAGAAGGTCAATCCCTCCCTCACCCTAGCGGTCACCAACCAGGCCAAAGCGATGGCCGCCCGTGGCGAAGAAGTCTACGGACTGGCCGGTGGCGAACCGGAGATCGATACCCCGGACCACATCAAGGCGGCCGGCATCGCGGCGCTCCAGGACGGCCGCACCAAGTACACCCCGGCCGGCGGCATCCCGGAACTCCGCAACGCGCTTTCCGCCAAGCTCATGGCGGACAACAACCTCGAGTACGACGCCAAGCAGATCTGCGTGACGGCCGGTGCCAAGATGGCCTGCTTCAACGCGATCCTGGCGATGGTCGAGGAAGGCGACGAGGTCATCATCCCGGCACCCTACTGGGTCAGCTACCCGGAGATGGTCCGTCTCGCCGGCGGCACGCCCGTGATCGTCGAAACGAAGGAGTCCGACGGTTGGAAGCTCACCGCCGAGCAGTTCGAAGCGGCGATGACCCCGGCGACCAAGATGGTCATCCTCAACTCGCCGTCGAACCCGACCGGCGCGGTCTACACCGAAGAGGAACTCCGCGCGATCGGTGAGGTGGCGCTCTACGAGGACATCGTGATCCTTTCCGACGAGATCTACGAGAAGCTCGTTTACGGCGAAACCAAGCACGTCTCGATCGCATCGCTCAGCAAGGACCTCTACGACCTGACGGTCACCGTGAACGGCTTCTCGAAGGCCTACTCGATGACCGGTTGGCGTCTCGGCTACACCGCCGCTCCTCCGGCCCTCGCCGAGGCGATCGACAAGATCCAGAACCACACGGTGTCGAACGCGACGAGCTTCGCGCAGTATGCCGCGGTAGCCGCTCTCGAGGGCGACCAGCAATTCCTCACCGACCTCCGCGAGGAGTACGACGGGCGCCGTCAGTTCATGCTCGCTCGCCTGCAGGCGGTGCACAACATCCGCGTGGTCGAACCGAAGGGCGCGTTCTACTTCTTCGTCTACACCGGCCAGCTCGGGATCAAGTCGCAGAACCTCTGCGACAAGCTCCTCTCGCGCTACAAGGTGGCGGCCGTTCCGGGTGTTGCCTTCGGTTACGACGATGGCGTGCGCCTGAGCTACTGCACGACACTCGACATCCTCAACGAGGGTCTCACGCGCTTCGAGCAGTTCTGCCGCGAGCACTGA
- a CDS encoding sigma-70 family RNA polymerase sigma factor, with protein MARSEDFDESLVQLIAEHQTALRGFVMAMMPGSPDVDDVVQEVNALVWRKRGEFVPGTNFKAWMLTVARFQVLNAWRRQKNRKESHVPEEVLNRLVDQGIESAAKRDQPRKEVLWECIDGLRPVDRALILSRYFDGRKVKELAAEVGRSAESVKVSLHRIRTLLAMCVRRRLHLREECP; from the coding sequence ATGGCCCGTTCTGAAGACTTCGACGAATCGCTGGTGCAGTTGATTGCCGAGCATCAGACGGCGCTGCGCGGCTTCGTGATGGCCATGATGCCGGGCAGTCCGGACGTCGATGACGTCGTTCAGGAGGTCAACGCTCTCGTTTGGCGCAAACGCGGCGAGTTCGTCCCGGGAACCAATTTCAAGGCATGGATGCTCACGGTGGCGCGCTTCCAAGTGCTCAACGCATGGCGACGGCAAAAGAACCGGAAGGAATCGCACGTACCTGAAGAGGTCCTGAACCGTCTGGTCGATCAAGGCATCGAATCCGCGGCCAAACGGGACCAGCCGCGCAAGGAAGTCCTGTGGGAGTGCATCGATGGACTCCGTCCGGTTGACCGGGCCCTGATTCTCAGCCGCTACTTCGATGGAAGGAAGGTCAAGGAACTCGCCGCCGAAGTCGGACGCAGTGCCGAGAGTGTGAAAGTTTCCCTTCACCGGATCCGAACCTTGCTGGCGATGTGCGTGCGACGTCGCCTCCACCTCAGGGAGGAATGCCCATGA
- a CDS encoding LamG-like jellyroll fold domain-containing protein, which yields MNTSGPNDPKIDLAAMCAVLEEFEDGSLDPSRTDELMRLLNESPAARQVYLDYFEDSAALRDIARTLDEKGKMPVLGNAFTSKRNLRRAVLAAAAVVMLGGLIATMFKIGQPEAPVVVSTAAIGTEWSVNGQDRASEEGELTILPGTTLKVSSGVVRLTLDSGTLMVIQGPTTVSFPALDRPELRSGWLWVDSGTSGTALTVDTPKFEVKDIGTRFGVRVSDTGATEVHLVHGKVEVTAKSDGNAAKLMEKKLTALSFTGSAEPKELPLGLDPFPELEVLLAGEPGYRTTVLGQSPAGYWTCDEMIDLKLANEVTGSSTGGCGELVQQVGRGVIPPQGGHGFPAENRALFLDGSPNQSVVFGIDGPNGVSSEEGAVSFWIRRSPEEPIRHEVLWLAGSSSTGGPMPERSVLHTRLRKSGHVEFVLRGATGTTSLKSIGVVTDGQWHHIVASWGPASAELYIDGQRQASSQARAATTGQRLNGRNVRFGKPSYDLARYWDSFTGWVDEIALWDRPLDEAEVASQFRSATGKREN from the coding sequence ATGAACACTTCCGGTCCCAACGATCCGAAAATCGACCTCGCCGCGATGTGTGCGGTCCTCGAGGAGTTCGAGGATGGATCCCTCGATCCTTCACGGACCGACGAACTGATGCGTCTGCTGAACGAGTCGCCCGCGGCGCGTCAGGTGTATCTCGACTACTTCGAAGACTCGGCAGCCCTTCGCGACATCGCCCGCACGCTTGATGAAAAGGGCAAGATGCCGGTGCTCGGCAACGCCTTCACCTCGAAGCGCAATCTCCGTCGCGCGGTGCTCGCCGCGGCAGCCGTCGTGATGCTTGGCGGACTGATTGCAACGATGTTCAAGATCGGGCAGCCGGAGGCACCGGTCGTCGTTTCGACCGCCGCGATCGGAACCGAATGGTCCGTCAACGGTCAGGATCGCGCTTCCGAGGAAGGCGAACTGACGATCCTGCCCGGCACCACGTTGAAGGTCTCGTCCGGGGTGGTCCGCCTGACATTGGACAGCGGGACGCTGATGGTCATCCAAGGCCCGACGACGGTTTCGTTTCCGGCGCTCGACCGGCCCGAACTCCGAAGCGGCTGGCTGTGGGTCGACTCCGGAACCAGCGGAACGGCGCTCACGGTCGACACTCCGAAGTTCGAGGTGAAAGACATCGGCACACGCTTCGGGGTCCGCGTGTCCGACACCGGAGCCACCGAGGTGCATTTGGTCCACGGCAAAGTCGAGGTGACCGCGAAGTCTGACGGAAATGCGGCCAAACTGATGGAGAAGAAGCTGACCGCACTGAGCTTCACCGGTTCTGCGGAACCGAAGGAGCTACCGCTCGGTCTCGACCCGTTTCCCGAACTGGAAGTCCTGCTCGCTGGCGAACCGGGCTACCGGACTACCGTTCTCGGACAATCGCCCGCCGGCTACTGGACCTGCGACGAGATGATCGACCTGAAGCTGGCCAACGAGGTCACGGGATCTTCTACCGGCGGCTGCGGCGAACTGGTGCAGCAGGTCGGCCGGGGTGTGATCCCGCCACAGGGCGGCCACGGGTTCCCTGCGGAAAACCGCGCGCTGTTCCTCGACGGCTCGCCAAACCAATCAGTGGTGTTCGGGATCGACGGACCCAACGGGGTCAGCTCCGAGGAAGGAGCCGTTTCCTTCTGGATCCGACGATCCCCGGAAGAACCCATCCGACACGAGGTCTTGTGGCTGGCCGGAAGCAGTTCCACCGGTGGTCCGATGCCGGAGCGCTCGGTCCTCCACACCCGCCTGAGAAAGTCCGGCCACGTCGAGTTCGTGCTCCGTGGCGCCACCGGGACGACGTCTCTCAAGTCGATCGGCGTCGTGACCGATGGACAGTGGCACCATATCGTCGCCAGCTGGGGCCCGGCCTCCGCTGAGCTCTATATCGACGGCCAGCGCCAAGCCTCCAGTCAGGCACGGGCGGCAACTACAGGCCAACGCCTGAACGGAAGAAATGTCCGCTTCGGAAAACCCAGCTACGATCTGGCCCGCTACTGGGATTCATTCACCGGTTGGGTCGATGAGATCGCCCTCTGGGACCGGCCGTTGGACGAGGCCGAAGTCGCGAGCCAGTTCCGCTCGGCGACCGGCAAAAGGGAGAACTGA
- a CDS encoding alpha/beta hydrolase, which yields MKFSRLAGVGALAVGLALVLAYDIPGYSPDQIIEYKQTVDSGGSPVGLDLHVFYPEGHQPTDSRPAIVFFFGGGWVSGSASHFHPQCEYLASRGMVAISAEYRVSSIHGTTPEECVRDGKSAIRFVRENAAALGVDPNRIVAAGGSAGGHVAAATGTLTAYDEPTENLAVSSKPNAMVLFNPVYDNGPGGYKHTEVQAYWEDFSPMNNIDATTPPAVVFLGTNDSLIPVATAETFQSLMQAEGIRSDLHLYQDEPHSFFNFDVPGDSSGPFYGYQATVFQMDEFLVSLGYLSDPHGTSEDVTDWVAIFGDAGFSGGSGSTASPVTTDADADAIAANFTPVSLADGQFIRLTGSVTFDAPLTARNFRIGLFDGDDPVVAGDGTGYVGIWSEAPSTSPASILAGDGTGSSHPFETASGTVLASVPAASATVPAGTPVDFSLMIARNGANLDIITRFTDGASYDQEQNLLNQPVANYDFDSVALLMTGNLNATEGSFSNVRVTSGDMLPSGEAVGGPDPTGRVITYVDAVEGAAGNTFATGGTPVDTSWINSDGGTGTDEDQWRVRTGVEGNGDTIFQAIHNLGDGDDMPELTTRITGLSDGAYDIWAFYWDQIDSDTQNWVVSTGLASGSLGSFSSPDEPAVAGATSDGVYNASTLSFTTSVQTVAGGGLRNLFGVYLGKVAVTGGAGVVEVFIDNLPGGGSSNRTWYDGVGYARANDYADWIGDYDVGGEDGFEDDPDGDGNASGLENFLGTPPDVSGPTGFEVMSAGGPNFVFSHPENPTPADDLIAAYQWSTDLGTFHEDGATDGSGTTVSFSRATDTPVPGTTTVTATASGPSIPDRLFVRLRVVAGP from the coding sequence ATGAAGTTTTCTCGATTGGCGGGCGTTGGCGCCTTGGCAGTTGGGCTTGCGCTCGTGCTTGCCTACGACATTCCCGGTTATTCGCCGGACCAGATCATCGAGTACAAGCAGACGGTCGATAGCGGGGGCAGTCCGGTCGGGCTCGATCTGCACGTGTTCTACCCCGAAGGTCACCAACCGACCGACAGCCGTCCGGCCATCGTGTTCTTTTTCGGCGGTGGCTGGGTCAGCGGGTCGGCATCGCATTTCCATCCGCAGTGCGAGTATCTGGCGTCGCGTGGGATGGTGGCGATCTCCGCCGAATACCGGGTGAGCAGCATCCACGGCACGACGCCGGAAGAATGCGTCAGGGACGGCAAGTCGGCGATCCGCTTCGTCCGCGAGAACGCCGCCGCCCTCGGCGTCGACCCGAACCGGATCGTGGCGGCGGGAGGTTCGGCCGGAGGGCATGTCGCCGCGGCCACCGGAACGCTCACCGCGTACGACGAGCCGACGGAGAACCTGGCGGTGAGCTCAAAACCGAACGCCATGGTGCTATTCAATCCGGTCTATGACAACGGTCCGGGCGGCTACAAACACACCGAGGTGCAGGCCTACTGGGAGGACTTCTCGCCGATGAACAACATCGACGCGACCACGCCGCCCGCGGTGGTTTTCCTCGGCACCAACGATTCGCTCATCCCCGTTGCCACCGCCGAGACTTTCCAGTCGCTGATGCAGGCCGAGGGAATCCGCTCCGATCTCCATCTTTATCAGGACGAGCCGCACAGCTTCTTCAACTTCGACGTCCCGGGTGACTCGAGTGGTCCGTTCTACGGCTATCAGGCGACGGTTTTCCAAATGGACGAGTTTCTCGTTTCGCTCGGCTATCTCAGCGATCCGCATGGCACTTCCGAAGACGTCACCGACTGGGTTGCGATCTTCGGGGATGCGGGGTTCTCGGGTGGCAGCGGATCGACCGCGTCACCGGTGACGACCGATGCCGACGCGGATGCGATCGCGGCGAACTTCACCCCGGTTTCCTTGGCGGACGGCCAGTTCATCCGGTTGACGGGATCAGTGACTTTCGATGCTCCGCTGACGGCGCGGAACTTCCGCATCGGACTTTTCGACGGCGACGATCCAGTGGTCGCGGGCGACGGCACCGGCTACGTCGGGATCTGGTCCGAGGCGCCGTCGACCTCGCCGGCCAGCATTCTCGCCGGCGACGGCACCGGCAGTAGCCATCCGTTCGAGACGGCATCCGGGACCGTCCTCGCTTCGGTGCCGGCGGCAAGCGCCACGGTGCCCGCCGGCACGCCGGTCGACTTCAGCCTGATGATCGCCCGAAACGGGGCCAATCTGGATATCATCACGCGCTTCACCGATGGCGCCTCGTACGACCAGGAGCAGAATCTCCTCAACCAACCGGTCGCGAATTACGACTTCGACAGCGTTGCCCTGCTGATGACCGGCAATCTGAACGCGACCGAGGGCAGCTTCAGCAATGTCAGGGTCACATCCGGGGATATGCTGCCTTCAGGTGAGGCGGTCGGCGGTCCCGACCCGACAGGACGTGTGATCACCTATGTCGACGCCGTCGAGGGTGCGGCAGGAAACACCTTCGCGACCGGCGGCACTCCAGTCGACACGTCGTGGATCAATTCGGATGGCGGCACGGGAACCGACGAAGACCAGTGGCGGGTGCGGACGGGCGTTGAAGGCAACGGTGACACGATTTTCCAAGCCATCCACAATCTAGGTGATGGCGACGACATGCCGGAGCTCACGACCCGCATCACCGGCTTGTCCGACGGTGCCTACGACATCTGGGCCTTCTACTGGGATCAGATCGACAGCGACACGCAGAACTGGGTCGTCTCGACCGGACTCGCTTCAGGAAGCCTGGGATCCTTCAGCTCTCCGGATGAGCCGGCGGTCGCCGGGGCAACTTCGGATGGGGTCTACAACGCGTCGACCCTGAGCTTCACCACCAGCGTTCAGACGGTGGCTGGAGGCGGTTTGCGGAATCTCTTCGGCGTTTACCTCGGCAAGGTCGCGGTGACCGGCGGGGCGGGAGTCGTTGAGGTCTTCATCGACAACCTTCCCGGTGGCGGCAGCAGCAACCGGACATGGTATGACGGCGTCGGCTATGCCCGGGCGAATGATTATGCCGACTGGATCGGCGACTATGATGTCGGCGGTGAGGACGGGTTCGAAGACGACCCGGACGGAGACGGAAACGCCAGCGGCTTGGAGAACTTTCTCGGGACCCCACCGGATGTGTCGGGTCCGACGGGCTTCGAAGTGATGTCGGCCGGCGGCCCGAACTTCGTTTTCAGCCATCCCGAAAACCCGACGCCGGCCGATGATCTGATCGCCGCCTACCAGTGGTCGACGGATCTTGGAACCTTTCACGAAGACGGCGCGACGGACGGCTCCGGCACCACCGTCAGCTTTTCGCGAGCAACCGATACGCCCGTGCCCGGCACCACGACGGTGACCGCCACGGCAAGCGGACCGAGCATTCCCGACCGGCTGTTCGTCCGGTTGCGGGTCGTTGCCGGTCCATGA
- a CDS encoding sulfatase: protein MKTLLSVLLFSGVALAQQPNVLFIAVDDLRPDLGCYGASHMVTPNIDTLASQGRVFSHHYVAVPTCGASRYALMSGLRPTSSTDDNNAFNNMPTSLPANPESWVDLLRRNGWHTASMGKLTHEPDGFRWDFPSNYDIGRSRATLPDMRFSWDEIIYDHDKWGAQRYPLFAYADGTGRVRNVSAAYEVGVDGSGASLPDEAYPDGQMAQAAIGKLREFADDGTRFCLAVGFYKPHLPFNAPKAYWDLYDPLTLPGPVPVSVPTGANSSTTTNSGEINAYTGAGDRDLLRHAYFACVSYVDAQVGKVLAELDSLGLADNTIVVLWGDHGWCLDDYGLIGKHKVLERSLESPLIIRAPEASNPAAFAGIPAEGVVESIDIYPTIAELCGLTPPAGPDGSSLVPMLRNPFAPGKSHAYSRWGGLTTIRTLDWRLIQASGDYDLYDLSSFRYELEDVSGSNPSVVTALSADLGTQGNRSGTTYATWAGGSPLLLDPDGDGDGDGASNRSEYGAGTDGLDPTSRPTQQVSFEDLTAEGFSADETVFRFQAASDRDDLSLVPSTSTDLLNWSFPPLEFLDATDLGGDVWELRFRLTDLSAAARFFQLEDAGAP from the coding sequence ATGAAAACGCTACTGTCCGTCCTTCTTTTCAGCGGGGTTGCGCTGGCCCAGCAGCCGAACGTGCTGTTCATCGCGGTTGATGACCTGCGTCCCGATCTCGGGTGCTACGGCGCCTCTCACATGGTTACGCCGAACATCGACACATTGGCGAGCCAGGGTCGGGTGTTCAGCCACCACTACGTTGCGGTGCCGACCTGCGGGGCGTCGCGCTACGCCCTGATGAGCGGCCTTCGTCCGACTTCCTCGACCGACGACAACAACGCTTTCAACAACATGCCGACCAGCCTGCCGGCGAATCCGGAGAGCTGGGTCGATTTGCTGCGGCGCAATGGCTGGCATACCGCGTCGATGGGGAAACTGACCCACGAGCCGGACGGCTTCCGATGGGATTTCCCGTCCAACTACGACATCGGCCGTAGCCGGGCAACCCTGCCGGACATGCGTTTTTCGTGGGATGAGATCATCTATGATCACGACAAGTGGGGCGCGCAGCGCTATCCGCTCTTCGCGTACGCCGACGGGACCGGCCGGGTGCGGAATGTGTCGGCCGCCTACGAGGTCGGTGTCGACGGAAGTGGCGCGAGCCTGCCTGACGAGGCCTATCCCGACGGTCAGATGGCGCAGGCCGCGATCGGCAAACTCCGTGAATTCGCCGACGACGGCACGCGCTTCTGTCTCGCGGTCGGTTTCTACAAGCCCCACCTGCCGTTCAACGCGCCCAAGGCGTACTGGGATCTCTACGATCCGCTGACGCTGCCCGGGCCGGTGCCGGTGTCCGTCCCGACCGGAGCGAATTCTTCGACCACGACCAATTCGGGGGAGATCAATGCCTATACCGGGGCAGGCGACCGTGACCTACTGCGTCACGCGTACTTCGCGTGCGTTTCTTACGTCGACGCCCAGGTCGGGAAGGTGCTTGCCGAGCTAGACAGTCTCGGGCTGGCCGACAACACCATCGTGGTCCTGTGGGGCGATCATGGCTGGTGCCTCGACGACTACGGATTGATCGGGAAACACAAGGTGCTCGAGCGTTCGCTCGAGTCGCCGCTTATCATCCGCGCGCCCGAGGCCTCCAACCCGGCGGCCTTTGCCGGGATTCCGGCGGAAGGAGTCGTGGAGAGCATCGACATCTACCCGACCATCGCCGAGCTTTGCGGGCTCACGCCGCCGGCCGGCCCGGACGGCAGCTCGCTGGTCCCGATGCTGCGCAATCCGTTCGCCCCGGGAAAGAGCCATGCCTACTCGCGCTGGGGTGGGCTGACGACCATCCGGACGCTCGACTGGCGCCTGATCCAAGCGAGTGGTGACTACGATCTCTACGACCTGTCCTCGTTCCGCTACGAGCTGGAGGATGTTTCGGGAAGCAACCCGTCGGTCGTGACCGCGCTGAGCGCGGACCTCGGAACGCAGGGCAACCGGTCCGGCACGACCTATGCGACGTGGGCCGGAGGCAGCCCCTTGCTGCTCGATCCTGACGGAGACGGTGATGGCGATGGGGCGTCGAACCGGAGCGAATACGGCGCTGGCACGGACGGGCTGGATCCTACGTCGCGGCCGACGCAGCAGGTCAGCTTCGAGGATCTCACCGCCGAGGGTTTCTCGGCGGATGAGACGGTGTTCCGTTTTCAGGCGGCGAGTGATCGCGATGACCTCAGTCTGGTGCCGTCGACCTCGACCGATCTGCTGAACTGGAGCTTCCCGCCGTTGGAATTCCTCGATGCCACGGATCTCGGCGGGGACGTCTGGGAGCTCCGGTTCCGACTGACGGACCTTTCCGCCGCCGCTCGGTTCTTCCAGTTGGAAGATGCGGGCGCTCCGTAG